Genomic window (Rhododendron vialii isolate Sample 1 chromosome 4a, ASM3025357v1):
ggagggcagtgttatttcagaaacctcaagggaggtttctgttcgtgtcagaaacctcaggggaggtcagtgaaatttgcccaaagtTAAAATATGCAACCCATCAAAATTAGCCCCACATTTGAAAATTACATGATCAGATGGACCAACAAGATGAAAGTCCCTCTTAAGAaatttcaatccaaacaaaCAGTGAAagcaaattttcattttttttttttttaacggcagaAGAAATATTCGTTACCTCCATGTCAGTAATGGGACACTCCGAATGGCGCCAGGCGATATCGCCCGCATAGCTCTCGAAGACGCAAACCATGTTGGACCGAACATACGCCATTCCATCGGCTGCGGGGAACACCGCATCCATATAATGCGCGTTCCTCGGGCAGTCGTTGAGCGGGTCAAGCGGCATGGCCTGGAGCCCGAACCCGTATTCCCCCGCGTCCATATACGTCTTGAAGTACCACACGTCCGTGGGGTCCATGTACGGCACGAACAGCTCCGAGGCAAACCGCTTGTACATCACACTCCTCATCTCCCCCGTCCCCGGGTCCTGCACCACGGCCCGAGAGACGATAATTCCGGCTCTCGGGTCGGGTTTCAAGTGGAACTCCCAGTTGGCCCACTTCACCGTGTGCTCGTCCTCTACGGTGAAGCTCGGGCCCTCGGGTTGCTCCAGGGAAATCGGGTTCACTATCCTTTtcacttgttttttgtttaacgCGGAGAAGCGGTAGTCTGTGTTGGCAGCGGCGGGGATCGGTATGTCCCTACCGTTATCCGAGACCTCCAAGACCTCCTTCGTGTCCAAATCCACGAGCACCGTGAGCCCTTCGATGGGCCTCATGTAGAAGTTGGCAGTGCCCTTCGTGGAGTAGCACTGCACCTTGATCAATCTCCGGCTCTCCTCGCTCTTACCGAACCACCCCGTGGAAATCGGCAAGCACGCGAGGTCCGCCAGATCGATCCCCCGCTCGGCGATCGTGCGGTTGAAACCGGCGTTCGAGAGCGGGGCCCACATGGCCGAGGTCATGTCCTCTATGGTCATCGTCGGGTAGCCGGAGAGGGAAGCGGCCTCCTTGTCGTGCTGGGACTGAGTCACCTCGCCGGCGTCGATGTCCACGGTCAGCACGTGCGAGTCGCCGTCGACGCGGGCGACGACGGAGGCTTTTCTCGTGGGGAGGGGGTCGCCCTTCCGCCAGGCGAGGACGAGCGGCTTGGGCGGTTCCTGGAGGACGACGGAGTGGAGCGCGTAGGGGGAGGATTTGAAGAGCGGGTGGGCGGAgaggacggctcggatcttgtTGAACTCTTGCACGGTGAGCGGGTCAAGCGGGTGGCGGGGAACGTCGGAGGAGTGGTGGCGCGTGGGGATGGGTGGTGGTTTTTTCTTGAGGATCGTCTTTTGCTGGATGCGGTTCTTGGAGGTGCACCACGGGGAGTAGGTGGCGCAGTCGAGTTGCGCCTCCGGCTGGTTGGCGCCGTAGGGCAGATTGATTAAAGtcaagaagaggaggaggacggTGCTTAAGATGACGAAGAGTAAGCGTAGGAGCCTCTTTGCTTACATCTCGATCTCTTTCACTCACTCCCTCACTGAGTGATACTGCGTGTATTATGGATCttaattgtttgttttgtgcAGTTCATACACTTAGCGAAAAGGCAAGTATTTCAAATATACGAATCTAGCTTCAGGGACGGGTGTTCGgccaaataagccaaagtgacttattttttgttcttattcaaatttttttcgtatcacttgatttattctcattttttttgggattattgcatcttcatgacgagagaaatctaaaaagtataaaattttgatcgaaattcaatattttttgaataaagactaaaaaagtggcttattatcttatttttatttttatgtgagtttgtttgacttattttttacgggaaagCCAATAGCTTTCTTGTCCGAACAAGCCCTTAATTTCACAGAGGAAGGGAATAATAATCTTAGAGGGGTTTGAATCTTTGTGCACAAGGGTATCACTGGGGGACTTTGTCTCTGACTCTCGAGTAGTTATTCAGCATTCTCAGACAACCGCAGTGATAGAATTGGTGGTATAGACTGAAcaagaaataagaaataagaaataagaacaaatgaaaaaaaaaaaggggagagtTAATTGATAGATGAGGAATTGACAGATTGAGAGCTCTCGTCTCAACTGCTTTTGGTTACACTTTTCAACATGCCCTTCACAGCTTCTTCTTCCCCTCTTTATACACGAAaccaaaacaaggaaaaattgaCTCAACTAACCCAGCTCAACTAATCCCTCACTTTACTTAACTAATTAAATTATGATGATTACGAACTAAACGGCTTAAGCTTTACTCAGTTGCGCTGCACGTGTTCTCCCAGTCCAATTAGGCCCAAGACATTGCGGGCTTTGCCAAATTCAGTCCAGCAAATCTACCTTTATTCGGTAGTGTATCACGCGGTATTGTCACGTAGTGCTCAGAACGATTTCAAGACCATACATTTATGCATAATTCATACACTCAATTGAGGAACTAAATGAAATTATATTGTTGTAGATTGGTTCAAACTATTACATTACGATGCTCCCGAATTATTGAATCATTTCACCTTTGTCCTGGCTTGACTTATGGTGCCGTGTGAGCAAATACAAAAGGCGAGTGGGTGGCCCCGTGAGAGACCACTTGAACTTGGTGCTTTTAGATTCTTGAGAACCCCATTTCAGAAAATAGAGTGATGCTACGTACCAGGACATCAGCCCATGCCCCGATTCATGATCACTGTGATTGGTTCAAATTATTATCTTGTGTGGTGTAGCCTAGGTACACGTGGTGCATCTATATGTACAAATTactcttttttcccttctactTCTTATAGTTATAGTTTAATTCTAGTTCTGGAATGGTTTTGCTTTATGATACTGATCTTGTTCTTCGGCTAACTGTTGTTCTAAGTCTCTAAGCTTATCCTGTTCTTTCTTTATGAATCTAATAAGAGTGGTACTATATTGAGGTCTGTTGATATATAAAGGTGTATTAAAAAGTCTATTTACCAAAAGATTCTGAgtaaatatttcttcttctaatctgtgaattaaaattaaaatattctcCTTCTTGTTCATTCATGCAAAGATATAAACTTGTAATCAATTATTTGTAAATCCTACTCGGTACTTACCACTACATGATCCaaataaactgtttaaaatAAATTGGATATTGTAAATGGAATGATATATCTGATTACCCATTAagtaatcttttctttttattaccACTCTATTTTATGTGCCAAAATCTCTTCAAAGGAATTCCTTACTTTCCTTCTTAACCTACCTCCGAATACTATGTTCCCTCAACGCCACTCTCTGGCAAAAATGGGTTTAAGACTCAAGAAGGCTTTATGATTTAAAGGCCTGAAGTCATTACTTCTttaaaattttagattttaaaatattggTATAATAAAAACTGGATTAAAATCTTTGGGTAATTCAAACATATAACTCATACAATATTCACTTTATTTATGATCATGGGGGTGTTCCCTTTCGGGAGTCCCTAAAGAACAATAAAGAACTGGAGTATTACTGGAAAGAAACTTACTATATTACAGACTGCTGATTACGAAGCTGGAGATTGACTCGACCAATTACAATTGCCACAAATGCTTACAGATAGCAAGTGTTCAAATGCTAGGAGAGTCGTGTTTACAACTGAAGAGTTCTATCCTATTTATAGACTGACTTGAAATTAAAATGACTGGCAACCTATTAAGAAAAGAGATCCGATTTTCAAAGAGAATAGTAGATGCCGCGTGATCACTGGCCCGCATCGTCACatctttcaacttttctttttgaaaaaagaggACCCTTCATCATTATTGCACACAGATGTCCAAAGTAGCTGATCTTTGGTTGGTGAAGAGTGGTTGAAACAGTAAAAGTGGTTGATTATTTCTCTAGTTGGTGCGGAGTGGTTTAGACTGTTTGTCAAAGGGTAGCAAAAGTATTCTGCTTTTGGTGAATACTTCCAAATCACTTAAAGTATCGACCCATGTGATGACAGGATTGCTGTCTATCATGGTGGGATACTTTTGTCTTTGCTTCTTATCCTTCCATGGTATTATTGAGATTGTGGATGGCTTCGTCATCAAAAtcataatcttcttcttttccatgatcGGATGGAATGGATAAATCTTCTCCTGTTAGCATGGCTCTTTGCTGGTCTTTTTGCTTCAAATAATACCTGACTAAATTATCATGTCCTGTTTCAAAGTGAAATTTTAGTTCTGGAATGTGATCATtggacctaattttttgaaataggtctTCACATATTAATGGTGCCTTCCCATAATCATATAAACTATCATAAGAAAATCCTTCGGCTATGGTGAAGGCAATGGCATGCCTGATCTGTTTTCTTATAGAATTTGCTTCGCAAATCCATGGATTATCATTGTCACAATGATAAATTCTTCTGAGGATGGTATTTGCAAGATTTGTGTTGATGTGAATATTGTGGTAGGCAGGGATAAGTTGTCCCGTAGAAGTCCATTCTGGAAGTTTTGATTCCACCACGGCTTCAACTGCTGTACCTTGTTCTGCCATAGAATTGAGAACACATGCTGCAATTTTCCTTCCAAATCTGTTAATATCTTCTGGGTCGTGgaatataatttgttgaatatatccaaaatccaaaagagttgCTTCTGTGATTTCTAcccttttatctttgaaattaagataaaaaggtttgaAGTGTTTCATGTTTATGTTGGCCATAGGGATGCTGTAAATGAGTTCACACGTACAGGTCATCCGTTCCAAAGGTGTCTGAATGCAAGTTGGTTTGATCTTTGGACATGGGACAACATCTTCTTCTTGTAAATAAAGGGTTTTCCAGGAAATAGTGAATCCCGGAATACAACCTTCATTCTGGTTAATCTTGATCAGCTCTGAGAATAAGAATTCCTGGAAATGAGCTTTATCTTGCCTGGCTAAGTGCTGGATGTGGTGGATAACATCTGggggaaattttgaaagaaaagtggTTGCTTTTGGTTGTAAAAGCTCTATTGGATCATATTCCTTACTCCACtcactcttttcttcatcttccagtggggaagattgctttctcacttttaccagtggggtaaaatgG
Coding sequences:
- the LOC131324397 gene encoding amine oxidase [copper-containing] gamma 1-like, with the translated sequence MTIEDMTSAMWAPLSNAGFNRTIAERGIDLADLACLPISTGWFGKSEESRRLIKVQCYSTKGTANFYMRPIEGLTVLVDLDTKEVLEVSDNGRDIPIPAAANTDYRFSALNKKQVKRIVNPISLEQPEGPSFTVEDEHTVKWANWEFHLKPDPRAGIIVSRAVVQDPGTGEMRSVMYKRFASELFVPYMDPTDVWYFKTYMDAGEYGFGLQAMPLDPLNDCPRNAHYMDAVFPAADGMAYVRSNMVCVFESYAGDIAWRHSECPITDMEIREVRPKVTLVVRMAASVANYDYIVDWEFQTDGLIRVKVGLSGILMVKGSPFVNMNQVKEQENLYGTLLSENVIGVIHDHYVTFHLDMDFDGSDNSFVKVNLQRDHNSPDNAPRRSYLKAVRNVAKTEKDAQVKLKLYDPSEFHVINPSKKTRVGNPVGYKVVPGGTAASLLDLDDPPQKRGAFTNNQIWVSPYNEIEQWAGGLFVS